In one window of Reinekea forsetii DNA:
- a CDS encoding DUF3833 domain-containing protein, which yields MKTIALFASATLLSACSQLPVSIYADTPIQFDPMSFFNNQIHAEGFVRDRSGEVSRTFTAQISATWDEQGGVLDELFTWSDGEIQTRVWQFRKTGEQTYVGTAADVIGDAQMEFAGNAIHMNYVLDVPLASGKNIGIRMDDWLYQVSDNSIVNVTSMSKFGFSVGEVVLTMRVID from the coding sequence ATGAAAACCATTGCCCTATTTGCCAGCGCCACCCTGTTAAGTGCCTGTAGCCAGTTGCCGGTCAGTATCTATGCCGACACCCCGATCCAGTTTGATCCGATGAGTTTCTTCAACAATCAGATCCATGCCGAAGGCTTTGTGCGCGATCGCAGCGGCGAAGTCAGCCGCACCTTCACCGCCCAAATCAGTGCCACTTGGGACGAACAGGGCGGAGTGCTCGATGAACTCTTTACTTGGAGCGATGGCGAGATCCAGACACGCGTTTGGCAGTTCCGCAAGACCGGCGAGCAAACCTATGTCGGCACCGCGGCCGATGTCATCGGAGACGCCCAGATGGAGTTTGCCGGCAATGCCATCCATATGAATTATGTCCTCGATGTTCCCCTGGCCTCGGGTAAAAACATCGGCATTCGCATGGACGACTGGCTCTATCAGGTCAGTGACAACTCCATCGTCAATGTGACCTCAATGTCAAAATTTGGTTTTTCGGTCGGCGAAGTGGTACTGACCATGCGCGTGATCGACTAG
- the greA gene encoding transcription elongation factor GreA, giving the protein MQRYPMTVEGELALQNELKELKSVRRPAVIIAIAEARAHGDLKENAEYHAAREQQGFIEGRIQDIEGKLSGSQVINVHDIPVTGKIIFGTTVSLLNVETDQGVTYKIVGDDEANVKVNKISLNSPIARALIGKEEGDTVVVKVPGGVVEYEIEKVEHL; this is encoded by the coding sequence ATGCAACGATATCCAATGACCGTTGAAGGTGAATTGGCGCTTCAAAACGAGCTCAAAGAATTAAAATCTGTGCGTCGGCCCGCGGTAATTATTGCTATCGCCGAAGCCCGCGCGCACGGTGACTTGAAAGAAAACGCTGAATACCATGCCGCGCGTGAGCAGCAGGGCTTTATCGAAGGGCGGATTCAAGATATCGAAGGTAAGCTATCCGGCTCCCAGGTGATCAATGTGCACGATATACCGGTCACCGGAAAAATAATCTTCGGCACTACGGTAAGTCTGCTTAATGTTGAAACCGATCAGGGCGTGACCTATAAGATCGTCGGTGATGATGAGGCCAACGTTAAGGTCAACAAGATCTCCTTGAACTCACCGATTGCTCGAGCGTTGATCGGCAAGGAAGAAGGCGATACGGTTGTCGTTAAGGTGCCCGGCGGCGTGGTCGAATATGAGATTGAGAAAGTCGAACACCTCTAG